From a single Micromonospora pallida genomic region:
- a CDS encoding MFS transporter codes for MRTATVVDMGSAELKQVAVPVTSPDLRRMLLAYTVSTVGTLLGSGVVLWIAITQVGVSGGELGLLSGMATLAAGATALVVAPRIDTWHKRPVMITLDLLAGAALLSLCLATWAGKVTVWHLTAVAATAMSVAILFAAASTSMLKHVGRDRLDWALGRQESVFWAAQLIGPPAGGVVTSAIGASLTLACNSASFLLSAILLAGISEPGPAAERASTGLRVGAGLRTIWRLPSLRALYVNAVLFGSALMATNPILALFIVHDLGLSAWEYGLTLGVPCLGGMLAGTLSYRLIRRWGRDRVLLGTGLVRVVWLLPLAAIPAGPAALAAILTLQFGLLFTTGLFNPTFASTRMSVTPADRLSSVVGSWAATTRLVHPIAIGSVGLLAEILGVRAALAIGTGLGALSVLPLLSRSFRDRSGQDANGAGAITERYGGPGSVPSPSAATPALYRKLSQYGVGLARGTRQQ; via the coding sequence ATGCGGACCGCGACGGTGGTGGACATGGGTTCGGCTGAACTGAAGCAGGTCGCGGTGCCGGTCACCTCACCGGACCTGCGGCGGATGCTTCTCGCCTATACGGTCAGCACCGTCGGTACGCTGCTCGGCAGCGGCGTCGTCCTGTGGATCGCCATCACGCAGGTCGGTGTCAGCGGCGGCGAACTGGGGTTGTTGAGTGGCATGGCGACGCTTGCGGCGGGTGCCACCGCCCTGGTGGTCGCGCCGAGGATCGATACCTGGCACAAGCGGCCGGTGATGATCACGTTGGACCTGCTGGCGGGCGCCGCCCTGCTCAGCCTCTGCCTCGCCACCTGGGCGGGGAAGGTGACCGTGTGGCACCTGACGGCGGTGGCCGCTACCGCGATGTCGGTGGCGATCCTCTTTGCCGCCGCAAGTACGTCGATGCTCAAACACGTCGGCCGCGATCGTCTGGACTGGGCGCTCGGGCGGCAGGAGTCGGTGTTCTGGGCGGCCCAGCTGATCGGTCCACCTGCCGGGGGCGTGGTGACCTCGGCCATCGGCGCGTCCCTGACCCTCGCGTGCAACAGCGCGTCGTTCCTGCTGTCTGCCATCCTGCTGGCCGGGATCTCCGAACCAGGTCCCGCTGCCGAACGAGCGTCGACCGGCCTTCGGGTCGGCGCGGGCCTCCGCACCATCTGGCGATTGCCTTCCCTTCGTGCCCTCTACGTCAATGCCGTGCTCTTCGGATCCGCCCTCATGGCCACGAACCCGATCCTGGCGCTGTTCATCGTGCACGACCTGGGCCTGTCCGCGTGGGAGTACGGGCTGACCCTCGGCGTTCCATGTCTCGGCGGGATGCTCGCGGGCACGCTGTCGTACCGGTTGATCCGGCGGTGGGGGAGGGACCGGGTCCTTCTCGGCACCGGACTGGTCCGCGTCGTCTGGCTGCTTCCCCTCGCCGCCATACCGGCGGGGCCTGCGGCGCTTGCGGCGATCCTGACGTTGCAGTTCGGCCTGCTCTTCACCACGGGACTGTTCAACCCGACGTTCGCGTCGACGCGGATGTCGGTCACCCCGGCGGACCGGCTCAGCTCGGTCGTCGGTAGCTGGGCGGCCACCACGCGACTGGTGCACCCGATAGCCATCGGGTCGGTCGGCCTCCTGGCGGAGATCCTGGGTGTACGCGCCGCACTCGCGATCGGCACTGGACTGGGGGCGTTGAGTGTCCTTCCGCTGCTGAGTCGGTCGTTCCGCGATCGATCAGGCCAGGACGCGAACGGGGCTGGCGCCATCACAGAGCGGTATGGAGGGCCTGGCAGTGTGCCCTCGCCAAGTGCTGCGACACCTGCGCTCTACCGCAAGCTCAGCCAGTACGGCGTGGGTCTGGCCCGCGGTACGCGGCAGCAGTGA
- a CDS encoding CapA family protein, producing MKWARSFVALAATLTVAACDAARTPPAGAPTRSSPAASPSHPAEITLAFAGDVHFADRTADLLRDPATAFGPISSILSAADLAMVNLETAVTTRGTPEPKEFHFRAPASTYDAVKAAGVDVVTIANNHALDYGRTGLADTVDAARAAGMPAVGAGADAAAAYAPWITEIRGTRIAVLGFNQVSELWSEWRATDSRAGIAMTRDLPRAVAAVRAARSQASVVVVYVHWGTEGEACPPAEAREFAGEMARAGATLVVGTHAHLLLGDGWLGHTFVQYGLGNFLWWRDDAYSNDTGVLRVTLDDSAISKTELVPATISRRTGRPELADGENAARIRKEYADLHACTELASRPT from the coding sequence GTGAAGTGGGCACGATCCTTCGTCGCGCTGGCGGCGACCCTGACTGTTGCGGCGTGCGATGCCGCCCGGACGCCACCGGCCGGTGCGCCCACCCGTTCCTCCCCGGCGGCATCCCCGTCGCACCCCGCCGAGATCACCTTGGCCTTCGCAGGCGACGTGCACTTCGCCGACCGTACCGCCGACCTGCTGCGTGACCCGGCGACCGCGTTCGGGCCGATCTCGTCGATCCTGTCGGCCGCGGACCTCGCGATGGTCAACCTGGAGACGGCGGTCACCACGCGGGGCACCCCCGAGCCGAAGGAGTTCCATTTCCGGGCGCCGGCGAGCACGTACGACGCGGTGAAGGCCGCCGGCGTCGACGTCGTGACGATCGCCAACAACCACGCGCTCGACTACGGCCGGACGGGCCTGGCCGACACCGTGGACGCAGCCAGGGCCGCCGGGATGCCCGCCGTCGGGGCGGGCGCCGACGCGGCAGCGGCCTACGCACCGTGGATCACCGAGATACGCGGCACCAGAATCGCTGTCCTCGGCTTCAACCAGGTCTCCGAACTGTGGTCGGAGTGGAGAGCCACCGACTCCCGGGCCGGCATCGCGATGACCCGGGACCTGCCGCGCGCCGTCGCGGCGGTGCGCGCTGCCCGGAGCCAGGCCAGCGTGGTCGTCGTCTACGTCCACTGGGGCACCGAGGGCGAGGCCTGTCCACCCGCCGAGGCCCGCGAGTTCGCCGGCGAGATGGCCAGGGCGGGTGCCACGCTCGTGGTCGGCACCCACGCCCATCTCCTGCTCGGCGACGGGTGGCTCGGCCATACCTTCGTCCAGTACGGACTCGGCAACTTCCTGTGGTGGCGTGACGATGCGTACAGCAACGACACGGGGGTGTTGCGGGTGACCCTCGACGATTCGGCGATTTCGAAGACGGAACTGGTGCCCGCGACGATCTCCCGCCGTACCGGTCGACCCGAACTCGCCGACGGGGAGAATGCGGCCCGGATTCGCAAGGAGTACGCGGACCTGCACGCCTGCACCGAACTCGCCTCGCGCCCCACGTGA
- a CDS encoding class I SAM-dependent methyltransferase, giving the protein MAHTHLGEMLELDAAVLHEYYAELIGWVGAQLPDRPHIVDLGAGTGVGSRSLARHLPTARITAVDVDEEMLAHLRHKADEEGLGDRVRTVRADLDQPWPQLEPADLIWASASLHHIGDPDRALARAYELNRPGGLFAVVELDSFPRFLDDPAGAALEERCQALLAAKRLEHGLHMGEAWGERLTGAGYTVEAERHFDLVLRPPLPAATSRYAEISLGRIRLGLEDRLPAEDLAALEQLAADLPHRTDFTVRTERTVWLARRPTEL; this is encoded by the coding sequence ATGGCACACACGCACCTGGGCGAGATGCTCGAACTCGACGCCGCCGTCCTGCACGAGTACTACGCGGAACTGATCGGCTGGGTCGGCGCACAACTGCCGGACCGGCCGCACATCGTCGACCTCGGCGCGGGCACCGGCGTCGGCAGCCGCTCGTTGGCCCGCCACCTGCCCACCGCCCGGATCACCGCCGTTGACGTCGACGAGGAAATGCTCGCGCACCTACGGCACAAAGCGGACGAGGAGGGCCTGGGAGACCGAGTTCGAACCGTACGCGCGGATCTGGACCAGCCCTGGCCGCAGCTCGAGCCGGCCGACCTGATCTGGGCGTCCGCGTCCCTGCACCACATCGGTGACCCGGACAGGGCACTGGCCCGGGCGTACGAGCTGAACCGCCCCGGCGGTCTGTTCGCCGTGGTCGAACTCGACTCGTTCCCGCGCTTCCTGGACGATCCGGCCGGCGCCGCGCTGGAGGAGCGGTGCCAGGCCCTGCTCGCCGCCAAGCGCCTCGAACACGGCCTGCACATGGGCGAGGCGTGGGGCGAGCGGCTGACCGGCGCGGGCTACACCGTCGAGGCGGAGCGCCACTTCGACCTCGTCCTGCGGCCGCCGTTGCCCGCCGCGACCAGCCGCTATGCGGAGATCTCGCTGGGCCGCATCCGCCTCGGTCTGGAGGACCGCCTCCCGGCCGAGGACCTGGCCGCCCTGGAACAGTTGGCCGCCGACCTGCCGCACCGCACCGACTTCACGGTACGCACGGAGCGTACGGTCTGGCTGGCCCGCCGCCCCACCGAGCTGTAG
- a CDS encoding Mth938-like domain-containing protein, producing MVLVVSGGTEAVVAEAVKRSPRVLAISWGRMEVEYLGTGKDFKLYPGGGRTWDWSETGTRHSPGIQPDDVEELLLHGATAIVLSRGMQLQLQVDPRTLTLLEERGITPHIVETTQAVQRYNELATTQPVGGLFHSTC from the coding sequence ATGGTGCTGGTCGTGTCGGGTGGAACGGAGGCTGTCGTGGCCGAAGCCGTGAAACGCTCTCCGAGAGTGCTGGCGATCTCCTGGGGGCGGATGGAGGTTGAATATCTGGGTACGGGCAAAGACTTCAAGCTCTATCCCGGCGGCGGCAGGACGTGGGACTGGTCCGAGACCGGAACCCGCCACAGTCCCGGGATCCAGCCCGACGACGTCGAGGAACTCCTCCTCCACGGGGCGACGGCGATCGTTCTGTCGCGCGGCATGCAACTCCAGCTCCAGGTCGACCCGCGCACACTCACGCTCCTCGAAGAGCGTGGCATAACTCCGCACATCGTCGAGACAACGCAAGCCGTGCAGCGGTACAACGAACTGGCCACGACGCAGCCGGTCGGCGGGCTGTTTCACTCGACCTGCTGA
- a CDS encoding helix-turn-helix domain-containing protein, with translation MKQDGDLDTLVRQRIRGLRTARGWSLDELAARSYLSPSTLSRIETGHRRIALDQLTPIARALGITLDQLVEAGGDDDVVIRPHHEPERGITTWLLSQGDAAPRMTVAKLRITRPVPADLRVHPGRDWFTVLSGTVLLRLGERTIRVEAGEAAEFSTMVPHAFGVDRGPAEMLCILDHDGERTHLGPER, from the coding sequence ATGAAGCAAGACGGAGATCTGGACACCCTCGTCCGGCAGCGCATCCGCGGACTGCGGACGGCCCGCGGCTGGTCGCTGGACGAGCTGGCGGCACGGAGCTATCTGAGCCCGTCCACGCTGAGCCGGATCGAGACCGGCCACCGGCGCATCGCGCTCGACCAGCTCACCCCGATCGCCCGGGCACTGGGCATCACGCTGGACCAACTGGTCGAGGCGGGCGGGGACGACGACGTGGTGATCCGGCCGCACCACGAGCCGGAGCGGGGCATCACCACGTGGCTGCTGTCCCAGGGCGACGCCGCGCCGAGGATGACGGTCGCCAAGCTGCGGATCACCCGGCCGGTCCCGGCGGATCTACGGGTGCATCCGGGGCGCGACTGGTTCACCGTGCTCTCCGGGACGGTGCTGCTGCGGCTCGGCGAGCGGACCATCCGGGTCGAGGCGGGCGAGGCGGCCGAGTTCTCCACGATGGTGCCGCACGCGTTCGGCGTGGACCGTGGACCGGCCGAGA
- a CDS encoding MFS transporter, which produces MSTPAGVTAPSAAPVADTNRSGSRALFAVCAATLLVLMNYTAPVAVLPQTARSLGAGLTTQTWLINAINLGLAATLLVAGSLGDDFGRRRIFRVGLALLAASTVGAAVAPDAGTFIAARVTQGVASAAILAVGLGLLAHTFHTHQGRAHATALWASMIGAGIAVGPLAAAALTALSSWRWLYLLLAALAAVLAATGGRLLAESRAERAARIDVPGVLTLGTALALLLIAVTLGRAGWLRPAVLIPLGLSVLLLAAFVATEARTRAPMLDLALFRRSDFRVATIGALFTGLAALGPSTVLPTLVQRLIGVSALGAAGLAFVWAGASYVVSNQLRHHGTRFAPTRQLALGFALTAAGYLTMLGYAGAHSWARTIPGLLISGAGSGLLNAALARLAVASVPPDRVAMGSGANNTARYVGASLGVAASITVASSLLPAGQTGGFSAHGADAVLLLGSGLAVLGAAAALIRRRATAPALA; this is translated from the coding sequence ATGTCGACACCCGCCGGCGTCACCGCACCGTCCGCCGCCCCGGTCGCGGACACGAACCGCTCCGGTTCTCGGGCCCTGTTCGCGGTCTGCGCCGCGACCCTGCTCGTCCTCATGAACTACACCGCCCCGGTGGCCGTACTGCCGCAGACCGCGCGGAGCCTCGGGGCCGGCCTCACCACCCAGACCTGGCTGATCAACGCGATCAATCTCGGACTCGCCGCCACCCTGCTGGTGGCCGGCAGCCTCGGCGACGACTTTGGCCGACGCCGGATCTTCCGCGTCGGCCTCGCGCTGCTCGCCGCCAGTACGGTCGGGGCAGCCGTCGCCCCCGACGCCGGCACCTTCATCGCCGCCCGAGTGACACAGGGCGTCGCCAGCGCCGCCATCCTCGCCGTCGGCCTGGGTCTGCTCGCGCACACCTTCCACACCCACCAGGGCCGGGCCCACGCCACGGCGCTCTGGGCGTCGATGATCGGCGCCGGCATCGCCGTCGGCCCACTGGCCGCGGCCGCGCTGACCGCACTCAGCAGTTGGCGCTGGCTCTACCTCCTCCTCGCGGCGCTGGCCGCCGTACTGGCGGCGACCGGTGGCCGGCTGCTCGCCGAGTCCCGGGCCGAACGGGCGGCCCGTATCGACGTACCCGGTGTGTTGACCCTCGGCACGGCCCTGGCACTGCTGCTCATCGCCGTCACCCTCGGACGCGCCGGCTGGCTGCGGCCCGCGGTGCTGATTCCCCTGGGGCTGTCGGTGCTGCTGCTCGCCGCCTTCGTGGCGACCGAGGCCCGCACCCGGGCGCCGATGCTCGACCTGGCCCTGTTCCGCCGGTCGGACTTCCGGGTCGCCACCATCGGCGCGCTCTTCACCGGGCTCGCCGCGCTCGGCCCGAGTACCGTCCTACCCACCCTCGTGCAGCGGTTGATCGGCGTCAGCGCGCTGGGCGCCGCCGGCCTGGCCTTCGTGTGGGCCGGAGCCTCGTACGTGGTCAGCAACCAGCTGCGCCACCACGGAACCCGCTTCGCGCCCACTCGGCAACTCGCCCTCGGCTTCGCCCTCACCGCCGCCGGCTACCTGACCATGCTCGGCTACGCCGGCGCGCACTCGTGGGCACGCACCATCCCCGGGCTGCTCATCTCCGGGGCGGGCAGCGGCCTGCTCAACGCGGCACTCGCCCGGCTCGCCGTCGCCAGCGTCCCCCCGGACCGGGTCGCGATGGGCTCCGGCGCCAACAACACCGCCCGCTACGTCGGTGCCTCGCTCGGCGTCGCCGCCAGCATCACCGTGGCCTCCAGCCTGCTGCCGGCCGGCCAGACCGGCGGCTTCTCCGCCCACGGCGCCGACGCGGTCCTGCTGCTCGGATCCGGCCTGGCCGTGCTCGGCGCCGCGGCGGCCCTGATCCGCCGCCGGGCCACCGCACCCGCCCTGGCCTGA
- a CDS encoding winged helix-turn-helix transcriptional regulator, giving the protein MALGKSYEGQNCYLARALELVGERWTLLVVRDAFFGVRRYGDFLAHLDIPRAVLADRLSTLVDAGILQRHRYQDSPPRDEYLLTDRGIELWSVIYPLMRWGERHFASGERLRTFRHVTCGTELDPASRCPACGGADVPPGDVETHPGPGIPAQPRQDPVSVAMRQHPHRLLQPLI; this is encoded by the coding sequence ATGGCACTGGGAAAGAGCTACGAGGGGCAGAACTGCTACCTGGCCAGGGCGCTGGAACTGGTCGGCGAACGGTGGACGCTGCTCGTCGTCCGCGACGCCTTCTTCGGCGTACGCCGCTACGGCGACTTCCTCGCCCACCTGGACATCCCCCGGGCCGTGCTCGCCGACCGGCTCAGCACCCTCGTCGACGCCGGCATCCTCCAGCGCCACCGTTACCAGGACTCCCCACCGCGGGACGAATACCTGCTCACCGACCGCGGCATCGAACTCTGGTCGGTGATCTACCCGTTGATGCGCTGGGGCGAGCGGCACTTCGCCTCCGGCGAGCGGCTGCGGACCTTCCGGCACGTCACGTGCGGCACCGAACTCGACCCGGCCAGTCGCTGCCCGGCCTGCGGCGGGGCCGATGTGCCACCGGGCGACGTCGAGACCCACCCCGGGCCGGGCATCCCGGCCCAGCCGCGCCAGGACCCGGTGAGCGTCGCGATGCGGCAGCACCCGCACCGCCTCCTGCAACCGCTGATCTGA
- a CDS encoding DUF1152 domain-containing protein, whose amino-acid sequence MNPAALPPTPGAFSLAVPPLLAALAPARSILIAGAGGGFDVYAGPPLAFALWHGGAQVHLASLSFSELELIDRDAWVAEHVAAVQPDTTSPDWYFPERTLARWLAAHELPSTVYAFPPLGVQPLRAAYRHLVEQLDIDAVVLVDGGTDVLLRGDESNLGTPVEDITSLAAVAALDVPVKLVTSLGFGIDAYDGVNHVQVLENLAALDRDGGYLGALSIPGSSREAALYRDAVADAQAATPDRPSIVQGQIAAATSGAFGDIRFTRRTGGGDLLVNPLMAIYFTVDLDKLAARCLYLDRIESTIGRRQVITRIQAFRDELRNARTPRTFPH is encoded by the coding sequence ATGAACCCTGCCGCGCTGCCGCCCACCCCCGGTGCGTTCTCGTTGGCCGTTCCGCCGCTGCTTGCCGCGCTGGCTCCGGCGCGGAGCATCCTCATCGCCGGAGCTGGCGGGGGGTTCGACGTGTACGCCGGCCCGCCCTTGGCGTTCGCCCTGTGGCACGGCGGCGCACAGGTGCACCTGGCCAGCCTGTCCTTCTCCGAACTCGAGTTGATCGACCGGGACGCGTGGGTAGCGGAGCACGTCGCGGCGGTGCAGCCGGACACCACCAGCCCGGACTGGTACTTCCCCGAACGGACGCTCGCCCGGTGGCTGGCAGCTCACGAGCTGCCGTCGACCGTGTACGCCTTTCCGCCACTCGGTGTCCAGCCGTTACGGGCGGCCTACCGGCACCTGGTCGAACAACTCGACATCGATGCGGTGGTGCTGGTCGATGGCGGCACCGACGTCCTGCTGCGCGGCGACGAAAGCAATCTCGGCACCCCGGTGGAGGACATCACCAGCCTGGCCGCCGTGGCCGCCCTGGACGTGCCGGTCAAGTTGGTAACCAGTCTCGGCTTCGGCATCGACGCCTACGACGGCGTCAACCACGTCCAGGTGCTGGAGAACCTCGCCGCACTCGACCGTGACGGCGGCTACCTCGGCGCCCTGTCCATCCCCGGTTCCAGCCGCGAGGCCGCGCTGTACCGCGATGCTGTCGCCGACGCCCAGGCCGCCACACCGGACCGGCCGAGCATCGTCCAAGGGCAGATCGCCGCCGCCACCAGTGGCGCGTTCGGAGACATCCGGTTCACCCGACGCACCGGAGGCGGCGACCTGCTCGTCAACCCGCTCATGGCGATCTACTTCACCGTCGACCTCGACAAACTCGCCGCCCGATGCCTGTACCTCGACCGCATCGAGAGCACCATCGGCAGGCGACAGGTCATCACGCGCATCCAAGCGTTCCGCGACGAACTCCGCAACGCACGCACCCCTCGCACCTTCCCTCACTGA